One Natrinema longum genomic window carries:
- a CDS encoding RNA-binding protein: protein MPQIPLHYVDLRTFCYATEDEKRVEEALRTFLPDGDDDPFEIERAESEGHYGDRILVLSARVENADDVRYVLSRLADLESFDNLIDELDERVTENTELFLRLDKQAAFQDEVRLGDGITFRGKVEAYPAKKERAVENAKEVLERLREQG, encoded by the coding sequence ATGCCACAGATCCCGCTTCACTACGTCGATTTACGGACGTTCTGCTACGCCACCGAGGACGAAAAACGCGTCGAGGAGGCGCTGCGAACCTTCCTCCCCGACGGCGACGACGACCCCTTCGAGATCGAGCGCGCCGAGAGCGAGGGCCACTACGGCGACCGCATCCTCGTGCTCTCGGCTCGCGTCGAGAACGCCGACGACGTCCGCTACGTCCTCTCGCGGTTGGCCGACCTCGAGTCCTTCGACAATCTGATCGACGAACTCGACGAGCGGGTCACCGAAAACACCGAACTCTTCCTGCGCCTCGACAAGCAAGCCGCCTTTCAGGACGAGGTCCGCCTCGGCGACGGCATCACCTTCCGCGGGAAGGTCGAGGCCTACCCCGCGAAGAAGGAACGGGCCGTGGAAAACGCCAAAGAAGTCCTCGAGCGACTGCGCGAGCAGGGGTAG
- a CDS encoding DUF1918 domain-containing protein → MSFEEDDKVVLHDEHSEFDGQIGTVSQTMESMFGDVTYTISFEDGQEAGVPEDALEAADDADVDADEE, encoded by the coding sequence ATGAGCTTCGAGGAAGACGACAAAGTCGTCCTGCACGACGAGCACAGCGAGTTCGACGGCCAAATCGGCACCGTCTCCCAGACGATGGAGTCGATGTTCGGCGACGTCACCTACACCATCAGCTTCGAGGACGGCCAGGAGGCCGGCGTCCCCGAGGACGCCCTCGAGGCAGCCGACGACGCCGACGTCGACGCAGACGAGGAGTAA
- a CDS encoding IS1595 family transposase — MIPLDVFGSESVAADLLQQVRWRDGVTCPRCRSDRTVRNGSYREFQRYLCKDCDRTFNDKTGTIFAHSKVALRRWLFSIYAFLRFNTSLRQLQCEIEVTHKTMHRRIERFARALDAPSLDLVGPVEIDEVYVSAGKKGRERDQESRSRGLSTRGRGSYDGDKPPVFILADRGTGQRYVIPAKAANESTIRLLLADRQEESLTVYTDGFRAYEPLEADDAFTREYVVHGDGEYADEEVHVNTCESHASLTRRWLSPHRGISKDKLTQYLRAFQLRRELYRKPGRDALKHAIRATL; from the coding sequence ATGATTCCACTCGATGTGTTTGGGTCGGAATCGGTCGCAGCGGACCTGTTGCAGCAGGTTCGCTGGCGTGACGGTGTTACCTGTCCCCGCTGCCGTTCTGACCGTACGGTCAGAAACGGCAGCTACAGAGAGTTCCAACGGTATCTCTGTAAGGATTGCGACCGCACGTTCAACGACAAGACGGGCACGATTTTCGCTCACTCGAAGGTTGCACTCCGCCGGTGGCTGTTCTCGATCTACGCGTTTCTCCGGTTTAACACGAGTCTCCGACAACTCCAGTGCGAAATCGAGGTCACACATAAAACGATGCACCGGCGCATCGAGCGCTTCGCCAGAGCGCTCGATGCGCCCTCTCTCGATCTTGTCGGCCCGGTCGAAATCGATGAAGTGTACGTTTCTGCCGGGAAGAAAGGCCGCGAGCGCGACCAGGAGTCGCGCTCGCGTGGCCTGTCCACGCGTGGGCGAGGTTCATATGACGGCGACAAGCCACCCGTGTTCATTCTCGCTGATCGCGGCACAGGACAGCGGTACGTAATCCCAGCGAAAGCCGCCAACGAGTCGACGATTCGACTCCTCTTGGCAGACCGCCAAGAGGAGTCGTTGACTGTCTATACTGACGGCTTTCGAGCGTACGAGCCACTCGAAGCGGACGACGCATTCACCCGTGAATACGTCGTCCACGGTGACGGTGAATACGCCGACGAAGAGGTCCACGTCAATACCTGCGAGAGCCACGCGTCGCTGACGCGACGGTGGCTCTCGCCGCATCGAGGTATCTCGAAAGATAAGCTGACACAGTATCTCAGAGCGTTCCAGCTTCGCCGAGAACTATATCGAAAACCGGGACGAGACGCACTCAAACACGCTATTCGAGCAACACTCTGA
- a CDS encoding type 1 glutamine amidotransferase domain-containing protein, with the protein MTDALFVVSEEGYWGEECVEPLDTLTAAGVEITVATPSGSPPVIDERSLDPEQVDEETVEHVREVHENDERLNDPIPVAQADAEGYDAVVFPGGHGTAWDINQDKHARELLRDIVEGDGKALVVCHAVGMLGFARDSHGAFIVNGRDVTGFPNEWEEGIVDEADRMPDGRKLPYWTEDEVKAAGGNWDAELDSATSVTVDGDLITARGPGSSSAAADQLLEELDIELQA; encoded by the coding sequence GTGACGGACGCACTATTCGTAGTCAGCGAAGAAGGGTACTGGGGAGAAGAATGCGTCGAGCCACTCGATACGCTCACCGCAGCCGGCGTCGAGATTACGGTCGCGACGCCGTCGGGGAGCCCACCGGTCATCGACGAGCGATCGCTCGACCCCGAACAGGTCGACGAAGAGACCGTCGAACACGTCCGTGAGGTCCACGAGAACGACGAGCGGCTGAACGATCCGATCCCGGTTGCACAGGCCGACGCCGAGGGGTACGACGCCGTCGTCTTCCCCGGCGGTCACGGGACCGCGTGGGACATCAATCAGGACAAACACGCCCGGGAGTTGCTCCGTGATATCGTCGAGGGCGACGGCAAGGCGCTCGTCGTCTGCCACGCCGTCGGCATGCTCGGGTTCGCCCGCGACAGCCACGGCGCGTTCATCGTCAACGGTCGTGACGTGACCGGCTTCCCCAACGAGTGGGAAGAGGGCATCGTTGACGAGGCCGACCGGATGCCCGACGGTCGGAAACTGCCCTACTGGACCGAAGACGAAGTGAAAGCCGCCGGCGGGAACTGGGATGCCGAACTCGATTCCGCGACCAGCGTCACCGTCGACGGCGACCTGATTACCGCCCGCGGTCCCGGCTCCTCGAGCGCGGCGGCCGATCAGCTCCTCGAGGAACTCGATATCGAACTGCAGGCCTGA
- a CDS encoding Hsp20/alpha crystallin family protein — protein MSDRPRPFDGIDDLLERLNRQIETAARSWETQVDNRSQLDLSMGGSETSLDLADEEDEFVVTVDVPGYESDDLELRLTGDTLAISGEREHRQENGDENYIRRERKTQSFSRQLRLPAPIDVDGVMASVNNGILTIHLPKREASEEARSIDIE, from the coding sequence ATGTCAGATCGACCTCGTCCCTTCGACGGAATCGACGACCTGCTCGAGCGATTGAATCGCCAGATCGAAACGGCAGCCCGATCGTGGGAAACCCAGGTCGACAACCGGAGCCAACTCGACCTCTCGATGGGCGGTTCGGAGACGAGTCTGGACCTCGCCGACGAGGAAGACGAGTTCGTCGTCACCGTCGACGTGCCGGGATACGAGAGCGACGACCTCGAGTTACGGCTTACCGGCGACACGCTGGCCATCTCGGGCGAGCGTGAGCACCGCCAGGAGAACGGTGACGAGAACTACATCCGGCGCGAGCGAAAGACACAATCGTTCAGTCGGCAGCTTCGACTGCCCGCTCCGATCGACGTCGATGGCGTAATGGCAAGCGTCAACAACGGGATTCTGACGATCCACCTCCCGAAACGGGAGGCAAGCGAGGAGGCACGCTCGATCGACATCGAGTAG
- a CDS encoding DHH family phosphoesterase, whose amino-acid sequence MSRADELVSVLERTDSLAIVCHDNPDPDCLASALALEAIALDHDVEDVTIAYGGEISHQQNRAFVNLLEISLQTLSETTIGAYDSVSFVDHSRPGANTEVSASVTPDIVVDHHPGESVDAAFADVREEYGATATIFIEYLQELEVDLTTRLASALLFALHRERLDFVREPTRREYEAALAVYPDVELEILEQLYGSAFSPGTLDAIGRAIASRERRGSSLVASVGKTGETDALPQAADYLLNLEGVDTVLVYGIVDDVIRLSGRSIDPRVNIGETLEAGFDELGAVGGHHDMAGGRIELGLFADNNDDADELLAFVGGRLTRRFFDALNLDD is encoded by the coding sequence ATGTCACGCGCGGACGAACTCGTGTCCGTCCTCGAGCGGACCGACTCGCTGGCGATCGTCTGCCACGACAATCCCGACCCGGACTGTCTCGCCAGCGCACTCGCCCTCGAGGCGATCGCGCTCGACCACGACGTCGAGGACGTGACGATCGCCTACGGCGGCGAGATCTCTCATCAGCAAAACCGCGCGTTCGTCAACTTGCTCGAGATCAGTTTGCAGACCCTCTCGGAGACCACGATCGGAGCGTACGATAGCGTGAGTTTCGTCGACCACTCCAGACCGGGCGCGAACACCGAAGTGTCGGCGAGCGTCACGCCCGACATCGTCGTCGATCACCACCCCGGCGAATCGGTGGACGCCGCCTTCGCGGACGTTCGTGAGGAGTACGGCGCGACCGCGACCATCTTCATCGAGTACCTCCAGGAACTCGAGGTCGACCTCACGACGCGGCTGGCCTCCGCACTGCTCTTTGCGCTCCACCGGGAGCGTCTGGACTTCGTTCGCGAGCCCACGCGACGGGAGTACGAGGCCGCACTCGCCGTCTACCCCGACGTGGAACTGGAGATCTTGGAGCAACTGTACGGCAGCGCCTTTTCGCCGGGGACGCTGGACGCGATCGGACGGGCCATCGCCAGCCGGGAACGCCGGGGCTCGTCGCTCGTCGCGAGCGTCGGGAAGACCGGTGAGACGGATGCGCTCCCCCAGGCTGCGGACTACCTCCTCAACCTCGAGGGCGTCGACACGGTGTTGGTCTACGGCATCGTCGACGACGTGATCCGGCTCAGTGGGCGCTCGATCGATCCACGGGTCAACATCGGCGAGACGCTGGAAGCGGGCTTCGACGAACTGGGTGCGGTCGGCGGCCACCACGACATGGCCGGCGGCCGGATCGAACTCGGACTCTTCGCCGACAACAACGACGACGCCGACGAACTGCTCGCGTTCGTCGGTGGGCGACTCACCCGTCGGTTCTTCGACGCGTTGAACCTCGACGACTGA